In Oncorhynchus kisutch isolate 150728-3 unplaced genomic scaffold, Okis_V2 scaffold1628, whole genome shotgun sequence, the following proteins share a genomic window:
- the LOC109895205 gene encoding ras GTPase-activating-like protein IQGAP1 — MLSSVVLINRALDVGDRNSMWRQLASAVTGLSNVEDEYAQRYMDELMRLKAVAREEGSDYLTWNDIQACVDQVNLTIQEEHERIVAIGQINEALDGGDPQNTLEALLHSAAKLTDVDPSVAQHYYDKLLEARREKAHETEDPSAVLWLDEIQNAVLMSNKDTQEALQFSQAIQAINRAVDSGEAPKTLAALRSPGAGLYGVTPECVQNYQDDLAKIKQDKTQDGDNGSDWMKHWVKGGHNYYYNLKTGEGSWTEPADFLQNNTQLNKEDIQSVVSGVTTTYNREQLWLANESLIAKLQAGCRGYLVRKGLKERKDFLKSQDPAITTIQAHFRGYKQRKVYIKRKEYLNDHSEDAVKIQSMVRMHQARKKYRDRLKHFKDHINDVVKIQAFIRANKARDDYKTLINADDPPMAVVRKFVHLLDHSDQDFQEELDLMRLREEVVTNIRSNQQLENDLNLMDIKIGLLVKNKITLQEVVSHSNKLTKKNKGELSNLMMMNKQRGGLKALSKEKRLKLEAYQYLFYLLQTNPTYLAKLIFQMPQNKSTKFMDSVIFTLYNYASNQREEYLLLKLFKTALQEEIKSKVDQIQEIVTGNPTVIKMVVSFNRGARGQNALRQILAPVVKEIMDDKTLNIKTDPVDIYKSWVNQMETQTGEASKLPYEVTPEQAMSHEEVRTRLEASIKNMRTVTDKFLSAIIVSVDKIPYGMRFTSKVLKDTLHEKFPDATEDELLKIVGNLLYYRYMNPAIVAPDAFDIIDLSAGGQLTTDQRRNLGSIAKMLQHAASNKMFLGDNAHLNPINEYLSSSYQKFRRFFLAACDVPSLEDKFNVDQYSDLVTLQKPVIYISIGEVINTHTLLLDHQDAIASEHNDPIHELLEDLGEVPTIESLIGENPLPPGDPNRETMGKTEVSLTLANKFDVPGEANAEMDARTLLLNTKRLIVDVIRFQPGETLTEILEGAANPEQEVEYQRAMQRRAIRDAKTPEKMKQAKPVVDDSLTLQGKKDKIRSNLQRLAELGKVHPENRYQDLINDIAKDIRNQRRYRQRRKAELVKLQQTNAALNSKTAFYNVQIDYYNQYIKTCMDNLASNKGKLSKKPGDTKAKKSKQVSQKYTAARLHEKGVLIEIEDLQTNQFKNVIFEISPSEAVGVFDVKAKFMGVHLETLQLEYQDLLQLQYEGVAVMKLFDRATINVNLLIFLLNKKFYGK; from the exons ATGTTGTCGTCAGTGGTGTTGATAAATAGGGCGTTGGACGTGGGCGACCGGAATTCCATGTGGAGACAACTGGCCAGCGCCGTTACTGGACTCAGTAACGTAGAGGACGAATACGCACAGAG GTATATGGATGAATTGATGAGGCTGAAGGCAGTGGCCAGGGAGGAAGGCAGTGACTATCTGACCTGGAACGACATCCAGGCCTGTGTTGACCAGGTCAACTTGACCATACAGGAGGAGCACGAAC gtattgTGGCCATCGGTCAGATCAACGAAGCTCTGGATGGGGGAGACCCACAGAACACCCTAGAAGCCCTCCTGCACTCTGCAGCCAAGCTAACAGACGTAGACCCCTCTGTCGCCCAGCACTACTACGACAAACTGCTTGAGGCGCGCAGGGAGAAGGCACAT GAGACCGAGGACCCCTCTGCTGTGCTCTGGTTGGATGAGATCCAGAATGCCGTACTGATGTCCAATAAGGATACCCAGGAGGCCTTGCAGT TCTCCCAGGCCATCCAGGCCATCAACAGAGCGGTGGACAGTGGCGAGGCGCCTAAGACCCTGGCTGCGCTGCGCTCCCCTGGGGCCGGCCTCTACGGAGTCACCCCTGAGTGTGTCCAGAACTACCAggacgacctggccaagatcaaaCAGGACAAGACCCAGGATG GTGACAACGGCAGTGACTGGATGAAGCACTGGGTGAAGGGAggacacaactactactacaacctgaAGACAGGAGAGGGTTCCTGGACTGAACCTGCAGACTTCCTCCAGAACAACACCCAGCTCAACAAGGAGGACATCCAG TCTGTGGTTTCCGGGGTGACCACCACCTACAACCGGGAGCAGCTGTGGCTGGCCAATGAGAGTCTGATTGCCAAGCTGCAGGCCGGATGCCGTGGCTACCTGGTGAGGAAAGGCCTGAAGGAGAGAAAAGACTTCCTGAAATCTCAGGACCCAGCCATTACCACCatacag GCTCATTTTAGAGGCTACAAGCAGAGGAAGGTCTACATAAAGAGGAAGGAGTACCTGAATGACCACAGCGAGGATGCTGTAAAG ATCCAGTCGATGGTGAGGATGCACCAAGCTCGCAAGAAGTACAGAGACCGCCTGAAGCACTTCAAGGACCAT ATCAATGATGTGGTGAAGATCCAGGCGTTCATCAGAGCCAACAAAGCCAGAGACGACTACAAGACACTCA tcaaCGCTGACGATCCTCCCATGGCGGTGGTGCGCAAGTTCGTCCACCTCCTGGACCACAGCGACCAGGACTTTCAGGAAGAGCTGGACTTGATGAGGCTCCGGGAGGAGGTGGTCACCAACATCCGCTCCAACCAGCAGCTGGAGAATGACCTGAACCTGATGGACATCAAGATCGGCCTGCTGGTCAAGAACAAGATCACCCTGCAGGAGGTGGTGTCCCACAGCAACAAGCTGACCAAGAAGAACAAGGGCGAGCTGTCCAACCTGATGATGATGAACAAACAGAGAGGAGGCCTGAAGGCTCTGAGCAAGGAGAAGAGGCTCAAGCTGGAGGCCTATCAGTATCTTTTCTACCTGCTGCAG ACCAACCCCACCTACCTGGCCAAGCTGATCTTCCAGATGCCCCAGAATAAGTCCACTAAGTTCATGGACTCTGTGATCTTCACCCTGTATAACTACGCCTCCAACCAGAGAGAGGAGTACCTGCTGCTCAAACTCTTCAAGACCGCCCTGCAGGAGGAGATCAA ATCCAAAGTGGATCAGATCCAGGAGATCGTCACGGGCAACCCCACGGTCATCAAGATGGTGGTGAGCTTCAACCGCGGCGCCCGAGGCCAGAATGCACTGCGTCAGATCCTGGCACCTGTCGTCAAGGAAATCATGGACGACAAGACGCTGAACATCAAGACTGACCCGGTGGACATCTACAAGAGCTGGGTCAACCAGATGGAGACACAAACTGGAGAGgccag TAAACTACCCTATGAGGTAACACCAGAGCAGGCTATGAGTCACGAGGAGGTGCGCACTCGCCTGGAAGCGTCCATCAAGAACATGAGGACGGTCACAGACAAGTTCCTGTCCGCCATCATTGTCTCTGTGGACAAAATCCC gtatgGGATGCGTTTCACCTCCAAGGTGCTGAAGGACACACTCCATGAGAAGTTCCCCGACGCTACAGAGGACGAGCTTCTAAAG ATCGTGGGTAACCTGCTGTACTACCGCTACATGAATCCGGCCATCGTGGCGCCCGACGCCTTCGACATCATCGACCTGTCGGCCGGAGGTCAGCTGACCACAGACCAACGGCGGAACCTGGGCTCCATCGCCAAGATGCTGCAGCACGCCGCGTCCAATAAGATGTTCTTGGGGGACAACGCccacctcaaccccatcaacGAGTACCTCAGCAGCTCCTACCAGAAGTTCAG GCGTTTCTTCTTGGCGGCGTGTGACGTCCCGTCATTGGAGGACAAGTTCAACGTGGATCAGTACTCTGACCTGGTCACGCTTCAGAAACCTGTCATCTACATCTCTATAGGGGAGGTCATCAACACACACacg CTGCTGTTGGACCACCAGGATGCCATCGCCTCGGAGCACAACGACCCCATCCACGAGCTGCTGGAAGACCTGGGAGAGGTGCCCACCATAGAGTCCCTCATCG GTGAGAACCCCCTCCCCCCAGGGGACCCCAACAGGGAGACGATGGGGAAGACAGAGGTGTCCCTCACCCTCGCCAACAAGTTTGATGTTCCCGGAGAGGCCAATGCCGAGATGGACGCCAGGACTCTACTGCTTAA caCCAAGCGGCTGATCGTGGATGTGATCCGGTTCCAACCTGGAGAAACACTCACTGAGATTCTGGAGGGTGCTGCCAATCCTGAACAG GAAGTGGAGTACCAGCGTGCTATGCAGCGGCGGGCCATCCGCGACGCCAAAACCCCAGAGAAGATGAAGCAGGCCAAGCCGGTGGTGGATGACAGCCTGACGCTGCAGGGCAAGAAGGACAAGATCAGGAGCAACCTGCAGCGCCTGGCAGAGCTGGGCAAGGTGCACCCTGAGAACCGCTACCAGGACCTCATTAACGACATCGCCAAG GACATCCGAAACCAGCGGCGGTATCGGCAGCGGAGGAAGGCGGAGCTGGTGAAGCTCCAACAGACAAATGCTGCCCTCAACTCCAAGACCGCCTTCTACAACGTCCAGATTGACTACTACAACCAGTACATCAAGACCTGCATGGACAACCTGGCCAGCAACAAGGGCAA gctgTCAAAGAAACCAGGTGACACCAAGGCCAAGAAGAGTAAACAGGTGTCTCAGAAGTACACCGCCGCTCGCCTCCATGAGAAGGGTGTGCTGATCGAGATTGAAGACCTGCAGACAAACCA gttTAAGAACGTTATCTTTGAGATCTCTCCGTCGGAGGCGGTTGGAGTGTTCGATGTGAAGGCCAAGTTCATGGGAGTGCACTTGGAGACGTTACAGTTGGAATACCAG gACCTCCTGCAGCTGCAGTATGAGGGTGTGGCTGTGATGAAGCTCTTCGACAGGGCCACCATCAATGTCAACCTGCTCATCTTCCTGCTCAACAAGAAGTTTTATGGAAAATAG